A segment of the Leptospira barantonii genome:
AACAATAAGTAATGAAAGTAATTTTTTAAAGTTCGGTGTTTCTTTATTTGCTTTCGGACAAATCCTTCCAAATGTATTGGGACTAACAGATCGGAAGGTCCTGTATCTTTTTTAGATTTCCCCTTGAATTCAGTAAAATCCTGTAAACGATTTTCAATCATTTCGAACCTCTATCGAGTACAGTTCTAAGAGTTACACGAAGAGAGTATGAAATGAAAGAATTATGAAAAAGATTTTAAGACGGCAATATGTGCTTCCACCGATTCGGCTAAAGCCTTAAGGTCGTAACCCCCTTCTAAAAAAGACAGAACTTTACCTTGACAAATTTTCTCTGCACTTTCGAGAACAATACGAGAAAGTTGTTCATAACCATTCGTTGTGATATTCATTCCTCCTAAAGGATCATCTTTATGTGCATCGAAGCCTGCGGAAATTAGAATTATATTCGGTTCAAATTGTTCCATTGTCGGAATAACGATTTCTTTAAATTTTTGAATGTAGATTTGATCTCCAGAATTTGCTTGCATCGGAATATTCTTCGTAGTTCCGACTCCATCTCCGTCACCAATTTCCGTTGAAGCACCGGTCATCGGGTAGAATGGAAATTGATGAATAGATAGATAAAAAATATTTGGATCCCTATAGAAAATCTCCTGAGTGCCATTGCCATGATGAACATCCCAATCAATAATAAAAATTTTCTTAAATCCATTCTTTTGCAAATATCGAGCCGAGATAGCTACGTTGTTTAGCATACAAAAACCCATAATGCGATTGTGCTCAGCATGATGTCCGGGCGGTCTTAAAAGTGAAAAGCCGTTCTTTATATTGCTTGAAATCAAAGCGTCGGCTAAAGTAATTCCGGAATTTGCGGCGGAATAAGCCGCGACCCATGACTTCTCCGTAAAAGGCGTATCAGAGTCGAAATATCCTCTTTTATTTTTCGAATCTTCTATTCTTTGAATGAGGTAGTTTGAGTGAATTTCATTATAAAACTTGGGATTAACTTCTTTTAATTTTGGAAAGTATAAGGAACTGAAATAGCTTGTTTGTTGCAGTTTACTTAGACAGGAAAGAATTCGATCGGAGTTTTCAAAATGAGGGATTTTCGGATCGGAATTGTGGTAAATAAAATCCTCAGAGAATATGAATCCAGTGGTCATCTTTTCCTCCCGATCAATTTGTTCAGGAAATACCAACGTCTTTCCCGAGT
Coding sequences within it:
- a CDS encoding histone deacetylase family protein yields the protein MTTGFIFSEDFIYHNSDPKIPHFENSDRILSCLSKLQQTSYFSSLYFPKLKEVNPKFYNEIHSNYLIQRIEDSKNKRGYFDSDTPFTEKSWVAAYSAANSGITLADALISSNIKNGFSLLRPPGHHAEHNRIMGFCMLNNVAISARYLQKNGFKKIFIIDWDVHHGNGTQEIFYRDPNIFYLSIHQFPFYPMTGASTEIGDGDGVGTTKNIPMQANSGDQIYIQKFKEIVIPTMEQFEPNIILISAGFDAHKDDPLGGMNITTNGYEQLSRIVLESAEKICQGKVLSFLEGGYDLKALAESVEAHIAVLKSFS